The following proteins are encoded in a genomic region of Thiomicrospira sp. R3:
- the tatA gene encoding twin-arginine translocase TatA/TatE family subunit — protein MGISIWQLLIILAIVLVIFGAKRLKNVGSDLGGAIKGFKKAVSEDDEKKAEEQTADAQKTIASEQKSDNVFDAQATEKKTEADTDSSKPKV, from the coding sequence ATGGGCATTAGCATTTGGCAATTATTAATTATTCTCGCTATTGTTTTAGTGATTTTTGGTGCAAAACGCTTAAAAAACGTTGGCTCGGATCTTGGTGGTGCCATCAAAGGCTTTAAAAAAGCGGTAAGCGAAGATGATGAAAAAAAAGCAGAAGAACAAACTGCTGATGCACAAAAAACCATCGCATCTGAACAAAAATCTGACAATGTATTTGACGCTCAAGCGACTGAAAAAAAGACTGAAGCCGACACAGACAGCAGTAAACCAAAAGTTTAA
- a CDS encoding DUF255 domain-containing protein, translating into MQIQRDLTQLTMKTRPLSQKKNLNSPNQPVPSPPGLVVMVLAVLGFFPIQLMAQSPLKDHPSAYLALHADDPIDWQLWSPQILTDAQQQNKLIFISSGYFACHWCHVMHQENYKNPSVATRLNQDFISVKVDRELTPDLDDYLLNRLRQATGQAGWPLHVILTPQGYSFSGFVYQPTETLLQTLNLVSYWWQNEADTINRLAQPHSQQPTALSTLNRGQLQQAINQSLPDLIDNFDGGLQAIQKFPHSPLLKYLLLAPNIDQDTQEWLKLTLEQMQTEHLFDHIHYGFFRYTVDPNWQEPHFEKMLYDNAQLAELFFIAGHRFERPDFTNTAQNTLHYIEHALISPISGLAKASQSAIDHQGIDGGRYLWSRQQLKDQLNKETFELVRQAWLLDNPAPFDLGWLPKTLNHPSWQTIRSQLSERPSLTDDKKIVSWNGLLLSAYARGYQVTKNPAYALKASGIAEGLIRLLQQPNPPRALSDKGGLFGQATLEDYAYSLAGLHLWQTLNDLDYQPWIDALRAQAYQHFYHQEGWLASRESLLPGQQIPGSLADLATPSSSAILACDQEIAIKIQAGFSPWQYASYLTYQRCQ; encoded by the coding sequence ATGCAAATACAACGCGACCTGACACAGCTGACGATGAAAACTCGACCCCTAAGTCAGAAGAAAAACCTAAATAGCCCAAACCAACCAGTACCATCACCACCAGGCCTGGTTGTGATGGTACTTGCTGTACTTGGGTTTTTCCCTATCCAATTAATGGCACAAAGCCCACTAAAAGATCACCCTTCAGCCTATCTTGCTTTACATGCTGATGATCCCATCGACTGGCAGCTCTGGTCCCCACAAATCCTAACCGATGCACAGCAACAAAATAAATTGATTTTTATTTCCTCTGGCTATTTTGCCTGCCATTGGTGTCATGTCATGCACCAAGAAAATTACAAAAACCCATCCGTAGCAACACGCCTTAACCAGGATTTCATTTCAGTTAAAGTCGACCGTGAACTCACCCCCGACCTAGACGATTACCTACTCAACCGATTACGCCAAGCAACAGGCCAAGCTGGCTGGCCTTTACATGTCATCTTGACCCCACAGGGTTATAGTTTCAGTGGTTTTGTTTACCAACCAACCGAAACACTACTGCAAACCCTCAACTTAGTTAGCTATTGGTGGCAAAATGAAGCCGACACAATTAATCGACTTGCCCAACCACACAGCCAGCAGCCCACTGCTTTAAGTACCCTCAACCGAGGGCAACTGCAACAAGCGATTAATCAGTCGCTTCCCGATTTAATTGATAATTTCGATGGTGGCTTACAAGCGATTCAAAAATTTCCGCATAGCCCTTTACTTAAATACCTTCTGCTTGCGCCCAATATTGACCAAGACACACAAGAATGGCTCAAACTGACCCTTGAACAGATGCAAACCGAACATCTTTTTGATCACATCCACTATGGTTTTTTTCGCTATACCGTCGATCCCAACTGGCAAGAACCTCACTTTGAGAAAATGCTCTACGACAACGCACAGCTTGCTGAGTTATTTTTTATTGCTGGACACCGCTTCGAACGACCGGACTTTACCAACACGGCACAAAACACACTCCACTATATAGAACACGCTTTAATAAGCCCGATTAGTGGCTTGGCCAAAGCCAGTCAATCAGCTATCGACCACCAAGGTATTGATGGCGGTCGTTACCTATGGTCACGCCAACAGCTAAAAGACCAGCTAAACAAAGAAACCTTCGAGCTTGTTAGACAGGCCTGGCTGCTCGACAACCCCGCCCCTTTTGATTTAGGCTGGCTGCCAAAAACCTTAAACCATCCATCCTGGCAAACCATCCGGTCACAACTTTCAGAACGCCCAAGCCTAACTGACGATAAAAAAATTGTTAGCTGGAATGGGTTGCTTTTATCCGCGTATGCCAGAGGCTATCAGGTAACAAAAAACCCCGCCTACGCACTCAAAGCTAGTGGTATAGCAGAAGGGCTTATTCGACTACTTCAACAACCCAATCCTCCGCGAGCACTCAGTGATAAAGGAGGCTTATTCGGCCAAGCCACGCTTGAAGACTACGCCTATAGCCTTGCCGGACTCCATCTTTGGCAGACGCTCAATGACCTTGATTACCAGCCCTGGATTGATGCATTACGCGCTCAGGCCTACCAGCACTTTTACCACCAAGAAGGCTGGCTAGCCAGTCGTGAGAGCCTTCTACCAGGTCAACAAATACCAGGCAGTCTAGCCGATTTAGCTACCCCTTCTTCCAGTGCCATTTTAGCCTGTGACCAAGAGATAGCTATTAAGATCCAGGCAGGATTTTCTCCTTGGCAATATGCCAGTTACCTAACCTACCAGCGTTGTCAATAA
- the hisF gene encoding imidazole glycerol phosphate synthase subunit HisF, with translation MGLAKRIIPCLDVDNGRVVKGVQFVEMRDAGDPVEVAKRYDQQGADEITFLDITASSDNRDTIVHVVEQVASQVFIPLTVGGGIRKVEDVRQMLNAGADKVSINTAAIHNPEFVRQAADLFGSQCIVVAIDAKKVSADNEPNRWEIFTHGGRKSTGIDAINWAIKMESYGAGEILLTSMDRDGTKIGFDLELTRAVADAIKIPVIASGGVGELQHLVDGVKQGHAQAVLAASIFHFGQHTIEEAKLAMQQQGVEVRL, from the coding sequence ATGGGATTAGCAAAACGCATTATCCCCTGTTTAGACGTTGATAACGGCCGGGTAGTCAAAGGTGTACAATTTGTTGAAATGCGTGATGCTGGCGATCCAGTTGAAGTCGCTAAACGCTACGACCAACAAGGCGCGGACGAAATCACCTTTTTAGACATCACCGCCAGCTCAGATAACCGCGACACCATCGTACATGTGGTAGAACAGGTCGCTAGCCAGGTTTTTATTCCACTAACTGTGGGAGGCGGCATTCGCAAGGTTGAAGATGTGCGCCAAATGCTCAATGCGGGTGCGGATAAGGTATCGATCAATACCGCCGCGATTCACAACCCCGAATTTGTCCGCCAAGCGGCTGATTTATTTGGTTCGCAATGCATTGTAGTTGCGATTGATGCTAAAAAAGTTAGTGCCGACAATGAGCCCAATCGCTGGGAAATCTTTACGCATGGCGGGCGCAAGTCAACCGGTATTGATGCCATTAACTGGGCAATTAAAATGGAAAGTTATGGCGCAGGTGAAATTTTACTGACCAGCATGGACAGGGATGGCACTAAAATCGGCTTTGATCTTGAGCTCACTCGTGCGGTCGCAGATGCCATTAAAATTCCGGTCATCGCCTCTGGCGGCGTGGGTGAACTGCAACACCTCGTTGATGGCGTTAAACAGGGGCATGCCCAAGCGGTGCTAGCGGCTAGCATTTTTCATTTTGGCCAACACACCATAGAAGAGGCCAAACTGGCCATGCAGCAACAAGGCGTGGAGGTTAGGCTATGA
- the ccoO gene encoding cytochrome-c oxidase, cbb3-type subunit II, translating to MADEKPKNFQDRSERNIFALMLATAFVVSIAGIVQIVPLFYLKSAVDYTEKTDKYGNVKNEKFPELVWERSFELDEEGRVVLAQGSENKRLIYKNANGSWGSDWKAGDGVRPYTPLELAGREIYIREGCYICHSQMIRPFRDERERYGHFSLATESMYDHPFQWGSKRTGPDLARVGGKFSDEWHVMHLLRPQDLVPESVMPAYPWLAENSIETSFFGIKRDMERRLTALRRIGVPYTDAEIALAQDHIRGKTEMDAIVAYMQVLGTMVRLDDSKVYRE from the coding sequence ATGGCAGATGAAAAACCAAAAAATTTCCAGGATCGTTCAGAGCGTAATATTTTTGCGCTGATGTTGGCTACCGCTTTCGTAGTGTCAATTGCGGGTATTGTTCAAATCGTACCTCTGTTCTATCTCAAGTCAGCTGTTGATTACACTGAGAAAACCGACAAGTACGGTAACGTTAAAAACGAAAAATTCCCAGAGTTAGTTTGGGAGCGCTCTTTTGAACTTGATGAAGAGGGTAGAGTGGTATTGGCGCAAGGTAGTGAAAACAAGCGCTTGATCTACAAAAATGCCAACGGTTCATGGGGTTCAGACTGGAAAGCAGGCGACGGTGTTCGCCCTTATACTCCTTTAGAGTTAGCTGGACGTGAAATTTATATTCGTGAAGGCTGTTATATTTGTCACTCACAAATGATTCGTCCGTTCCGTGATGAACGTGAACGTTATGGACATTTTTCTTTGGCCACCGAGTCAATGTATGATCATCCATTTCAATGGGGTTCAAAACGTACCGGTCCTGATTTGGCACGTGTAGGCGGTAAGTTCTCTGATGAATGGCATGTTATGCATTTATTGCGTCCTCAAGACCTAGTGCCGGAATCTGTTATGCCAGCTTATCCTTGGTTAGCTGAAAATAGCATTGAAACCAGCTTTTTCGGTATTAAGCGTGATATGGAACGTCGCCTAACAGCTTTGCGTCGAATTGGTGTTCCTTATACTGATGCCGAGATTGCGCTGGCACAAGATCATATCCGTGGAAAAACAGAAATGGATGCGATTGTAGCCTATATGCAGGTTCTTGGGACAATGGTTAGACTAGACGACAGTAAGGTTTACCGTGAGTGA
- the hisA gene encoding 1-(5-phosphoribosyl)-5-[(5-phosphoribosylamino)methylideneamino]imidazole-4-carboxamide isomerase, producing MLLIPAIDLKDGQCVRLRQGLMDDATVFSSDILAMAERWVTQGARRLHMVDLNGAFEGKPVNGDAVYQVRKAYPDLPIQIGGGIRDLATIEAYLSAGVSYCIIGTQAVHNPKFVAQACKAFPGHIMVGLDAKDGYVAINGWAEVTKHLVSDLGKRFEDDGVEAIIYTDIGRDGMMQGVNIEATQALARALTIPIVASGGITNLDDIRALAKIERDGVVGAITGRAIYEGTLDLAKAQALADRLTQQLEQV from the coding sequence ATGTTACTTATACCTGCAATCGATTTAAAAGACGGCCAATGTGTTCGTTTACGCCAAGGCCTTATGGATGATGCCACAGTATTTTCATCAGACATCCTCGCCATGGCTGAGCGCTGGGTAACCCAAGGCGCACGTCGATTACATATGGTTGACTTAAACGGTGCGTTTGAAGGCAAACCTGTTAATGGGGACGCGGTTTATCAAGTGCGCAAAGCCTATCCAGACCTGCCGATTCAGATTGGCGGGGGTATTCGTGACCTTGCGACGATCGAAGCTTATTTAAGCGCGGGGGTTAGTTATTGCATTATCGGCACCCAAGCGGTTCACAATCCTAAGTTCGTGGCGCAAGCTTGCAAAGCCTTTCCAGGTCATATTATGGTTGGACTCGATGCCAAAGACGGTTATGTCGCGATTAACGGCTGGGCTGAAGTTACTAAGCACTTGGTTAGCGATTTAGGCAAACGCTTTGAAGATGATGGCGTTGAGGCGATTATCTACACAGATATAGGTCGTGATGGCATGATGCAAGGGGTTAATATTGAAGCTACCCAAGCCCTTGCACGCGCCCTAACTATTCCTATCGTTGCTTCCGGTGGCATTACCAATCTTGACGACATTAGAGCCCTAGCCAAAATTGAACGCGATGGCGTGGTAGGCGCCATAACTGGGCGAGCTATCTATGAAGGTACTTTAGATTTAGCTAAAGCTCAAGCGCTTGCAGATAGACTCACTCAACAGCTGGAGCAAGTCTAA
- the ccoP gene encoding cytochrome-c oxidase, cbb3-type subunit III codes for MAQHNPWPDEGNTGHIWDEDIRELDNPPPLWWMLAFYAGFVMIIFYALYYPTIPLANSHTKGLAGWTAVGEYKESKAQLEAWRQRTFAAEEEQLRTLDVTEILADDNLRAYAVNTSKVLFGDYCMACHGWGGAGNPNFPILANDDWQWGGTVKDIEAAMIHGRVGNMPARGMMGNLTDEEVVQVAEYSLALANGEGENAEFAVGKALYNGKGLCMACHGPAGKPLAAAGASNLADQVFRFQGVPGNLQASVLDSYIYTIKYGVGQQIEGSRQAVMPSFRERLPDADVNIKRLAVYVHQLGGGQ; via the coding sequence ATGGCACAACATAATCCATGGCCTGATGAAGGCAACACGGGGCATATTTGGGACGAGGATATCCGTGAATTGGATAATCCGCCTCCCCTTTGGTGGATGCTAGCGTTTTACGCTGGTTTTGTAATGATTATTTTTTATGCACTTTATTATCCAACTATTCCGTTAGCAAATAGCCATACAAAGGGCCTGGCTGGCTGGACGGCGGTTGGGGAGTATAAGGAAAGCAAAGCTCAGCTTGAAGCCTGGCGTCAAAGAACCTTTGCTGCTGAAGAAGAGCAGCTTAGAACGTTGGATGTTACAGAAATTCTAGCCGATGATAATTTGCGTGCATATGCGGTAAACACTTCAAAAGTATTATTTGGTGATTATTGTATGGCTTGTCATGGTTGGGGAGGTGCAGGTAATCCTAACTTCCCCATCCTTGCTAACGATGATTGGCAATGGGGCGGTACAGTTAAGGATATTGAAGCGGCAATGATTCATGGGCGTGTAGGTAATATGCCTGCGCGTGGCATGATGGGTAACCTTACGGATGAAGAAGTGGTGCAGGTTGCAGAGTATTCATTAGCCTTGGCTAATGGTGAAGGCGAAAATGCTGAATTTGCTGTTGGCAAAGCGTTATATAACGGCAAGGGATTGTGTATGGCGTGTCATGGTCCAGCGGGTAAGCCTTTGGCCGCAGCCGGCGCATCAAATCTAGCGGATCAGGTTTTCCGTTTCCAGGGGGTACCGGGTAATCTGCAGGCCTCTGTCCTTGACTCTTATATCTACACCATTAAATATGGCGTAGGTCAGCAGATTGAAGGTAGTCGCCAGGCAGTAATGCCTTCTTTCAGAGAGCGTTTGCCTGATGCTGATGTAAATATTAAGCGTTTAGCAGTCTATGTTCACCAATTAGGTGGTGGTCAGTAG
- the hisB gene encoding imidazoleglycerol-phosphate dehydratase HisB yields MRCATIERNTLETQIKIEINLDGTGKANLNTGVPFFEHMLDQIARHGLIDLDISAIGDLHIDDHHTVEDVGIALGQALRQAVGDKKGIARYGHAYVPLDEALSRVVIDLSGRPGLSIHADFTRAQIGSFETELVAEFFQGFVNHAQATLHIDNLRGHNAHHQVETIFKAFGRALRMALSADDRMAGILPSTKGSL; encoded by the coding sequence ATGCGCTGTGCAACTATTGAACGCAACACCCTAGAAACCCAAATAAAAATCGAGATAAATCTTGATGGAACCGGTAAAGCAAACTTAAATACAGGCGTTCCTTTTTTTGAACACATGCTTGATCAGATTGCCAGGCACGGTTTAATCGACCTTGATATCAGCGCTATCGGCGACCTGCATATTGACGACCATCACACTGTAGAAGATGTCGGCATTGCTCTAGGTCAAGCGCTTAGACAAGCAGTGGGGGACAAAAAAGGCATCGCACGTTATGGCCACGCCTATGTACCCTTAGATGAGGCGCTTTCTCGAGTAGTGATTGATCTTTCAGGACGCCCTGGCCTGTCGATTCATGCTGACTTTACTCGTGCCCAGATCGGTAGCTTTGAGACAGAACTCGTCGCTGAATTTTTTCAAGGTTTTGTAAATCATGCTCAAGCCACCTTGCACATTGATAACTTGCGTGGACACAACGCTCACCACCAGGTTGAAACCATTTTTAAAGCCTTTGGTCGTGCCTTACGCATGGCCTTATCGGCTGACGATAGAATGGCCGGAATACTGCCTTCAACTAAAGGGAGCCTATAA
- the tatB gene encoding Sec-independent protein translocase protein TatB, with translation MFDFGFLEIVVVLIITLLVVGPERMPEVARKAGQMVAKFRNFINSVKDDTNLRDTVRELQEAVDLKEQQKQFESIQQDLYKGFDDVRDQINFDELERPFGQNTTEPTQKDIEQAQRQLESTDDVATPKETTPNAPPVDNDKPKT, from the coding sequence ATGTTTGATTTTGGTTTTCTTGAAATTGTGGTGGTATTAATTATCACCCTATTGGTTGTTGGACCCGAGCGCATGCCTGAAGTTGCGCGTAAGGCGGGCCAGATGGTTGCCAAGTTCCGCAACTTTATCAACTCGGTGAAAGATGATACCAATCTTCGTGATACTGTGCGCGAACTTCAAGAAGCCGTTGACCTTAAAGAACAACAAAAACAATTTGAATCAATTCAGCAAGACCTTTACAAGGGTTTCGATGATGTTCGAGACCAAATCAACTTTGATGAGCTTGAGCGCCCATTTGGTCAAAACACGACTGAACCAACACAAAAAGACATTGAACAAGCGCAACGTCAACTTGAATCCACGGATGATGTTGCGACACCAAAAGAAACAACACCCAATGCACCTCCAGTCGATAATGACAAGCCTAAAACCTAA
- a CDS encoding histidine triad nucleotide-binding protein has protein sequence MQAEPSIFTRIINKEIPADVVYEDEKCIVIKDINPRARIHLLIIPKKPIPTLFDLKPEDKDLMGHMMLLLPQIAQAQNLDGFKTQIHTGETGGQEVFHIHIHLLGN, from the coding sequence ATGCAAGCAGAACCTAGTATATTTACACGCATCATTAACAAGGAAATCCCTGCGGATGTAGTTTATGAAGATGAAAAATGTATTGTCATTAAAGACATTAACCCTCGCGCACGTATTCACCTTTTAATCATCCCCAAAAAGCCTATCCCAACACTTTTTGACCTCAAACCAGAAGATAAAGATTTAATGGGACATATGATGCTACTACTTCCACAGATTGCACAGGCTCAAAATCTAGATGGGTTTAAAACACAAATCCATACTGGCGAGACCGGTGGGCAAGAAGTTTTCCATATTCACATTCATTTACTTGGTAACTAA
- the hisH gene encoding imidazole glycerol phosphate synthase subunit HisH has protein sequence MNRKQIVVVDYGMGNLRSVAKAAEHVAQQKADILVSQNPIDIANADAVIFPGQGAAKACMQALNETSMTDPVIQAAETKPFLGICMGLQVLMTYSDENQGIPCLDVIPGLVKRFDKTRFPDLKIPHMGWNQIHQTQDHPLWHGIASASRFYFVHSYFVKPKLDHYAIGVTDYGEEFTSAIAHNQLFAIQAHPEKSADAGLQLFKNFINWNGA, from the coding sequence ATGAACCGCAAACAGATTGTGGTAGTGGACTATGGTATGGGAAATTTAAGGTCGGTTGCGAAAGCTGCGGAACACGTTGCCCAACAAAAAGCAGATATTCTTGTTAGCCAAAACCCCATCGACATCGCTAACGCAGACGCTGTTATTTTTCCGGGTCAAGGCGCGGCTAAAGCATGCATGCAAGCATTAAACGAAACCAGCATGACCGACCCTGTTATCCAAGCCGCTGAAACCAAACCTTTTCTGGGCATATGCATGGGCCTGCAGGTCTTGATGACCTATAGCGATGAAAACCAAGGGATTCCGTGCCTGGATGTCATACCAGGCCTGGTTAAACGCTTTGATAAAACACGTTTCCCTGATTTAAAAATACCCCATATGGGTTGGAACCAAATACACCAAACCCAAGACCATCCCCTGTGGCATGGCATTGCTAGCGCTAGTCGGTTTTATTTTGTACATAGTTACTTTGTTAAACCAAAACTAGATCACTATGCAATAGGCGTCACTGATTATGGAGAAGAATTTACTTCGGCCATTGCGCACAATCAATTATTTGCAATTCAAGCTCACCCTGAAAAAAGTGCCGATGCCGGACTTCAGTTATTTAAAAACTTTATAAACTGGAATGGCGCCTGA
- the ccoN gene encoding cytochrome-c oxidase, cbb3-type subunit I: protein MDTTMTKPQYDDGVVKYLTVLAVVFLVLGTMMGTLAAAQLAWPALNFDIAEITFARLRVMHTNTVIFAFGGMTLMATAFYTVQRTNGLRLYSNGLAWVTAILFTIGLLLGVITLSMGMTQGKEYHELIWPLDIAVALVWVLYTFNFVMTIANRNKQTHSHVYVSNWFFLGMMIMITYLYIVNGLAIPVSLFESYSLFSGVQDAMIQWWWGHNAVGFFLTAGFLAIMYYFVPKQAQRPIYSYRLSVIHFWALMFGYVWLGAHHLQYTALPDWTGSLGAVISLAMIIPSWGGALNGMLTLSGAWDRLRTDYILRFLVMSLAFYAMATFEGPVMSAKTVNALSHYTDWTIGHVHSGALGWVAMVSIGAIYHMVMKLWNTEMYSMKLINFHFWLATIGTVLYVVAMWVSGIMQGLMWRAYDEYGMLAYTFAESVAAMHPYYVMRTIGGLLFTSGAVVMLYNIVMTLRMAKARQTSAVTAQA from the coding sequence ATGGATACTACAATGACAAAACCTCAATATGACGACGGAGTGGTCAAGTATTTGACCGTTCTTGCGGTTGTGTTTCTGGTGCTGGGTACTATGATGGGTACTTTAGCAGCAGCCCAGTTAGCATGGCCAGCATTGAACTTTGATATTGCTGAAATCACGTTCGCGCGTCTTCGTGTAATGCATACCAACACAGTAATTTTTGCTTTTGGTGGTATGACTTTGATGGCAACAGCCTTCTACACGGTTCAACGTACAAATGGCTTAAGGCTCTATAGCAACGGTTTAGCATGGGTAACCGCTATTCTATTTACTATAGGTTTGTTGCTTGGTGTAATCACGCTTTCAATGGGTATGACTCAAGGTAAGGAATATCACGAGTTAATTTGGCCATTGGATATTGCTGTTGCCTTAGTTTGGGTGTTATACACTTTTAACTTTGTAATGACGATCGCAAACCGTAACAAGCAAACGCATTCACACGTTTACGTGTCGAACTGGTTCTTCCTAGGTATGATGATTATGATCACCTACCTTTATATTGTAAATGGTCTAGCTATCCCTGTTTCCCTATTTGAATCCTACTCCCTATTCAGTGGTGTTCAAGATGCGATGATTCAGTGGTGGTGGGGTCATAACGCGGTTGGTTTCTTCCTAACAGCGGGCTTCTTGGCGATTATGTACTACTTCGTTCCGAAGCAAGCACAGCGTCCTATTTACTCTTATCGCCTATCTGTAATCCATTTCTGGGCTTTAATGTTTGGTTATGTATGGTTGGGTGCGCATCACCTTCAATACACAGCGCTACCTGATTGGACGGGTTCACTTGGTGCGGTTATCTCGCTTGCTATGATCATTCCTTCATGGGGTGGTGCATTGAACGGCATGTTAACCCTATCGGGCGCTTGGGATCGTCTGCGTACCGACTATATCCTTCGCTTCCTAGTTATGTCATTGGCTTTCTATGCGATGGCGACGTTTGAAGGTCCAGTTATGTCTGCGAAGACTGTGAATGCACTTTCTCACTATACTGACTGGACAATTGGTCATGTTCACTCCGGTGCTCTAGGTTGGGTTGCGATGGTTTCCATCGGTGCGATCTATCACATGGTGATGAAGTTGTGGAATACAGAAATGTACTCGATGAAATTAATCAACTTCCATTTCTGGTTAGCGACTATTGGTACGGTACTTTATGTCGTTGCGATGTGGGTATCAGGCATTATGCAAGGTCTAATGTGGCGTGCGTATGACGAGTACGGCATGTTGGCTTATACCTTCGCTGAGTCTGTAGCGGCAATGCACCCTTATTATGTAATGCGCACTATCGGTGGACTGTTGTTTACTTCTGGTGCCGTTGTGATGTTATATAACATTGTAATGACACTAAGAATGGCAAAGGCAAGACAGACCAGTGCGGTCACTGCACAGGCTTAA
- a CDS encoding phosphoribosyl-ATP diphosphatase has product MSKVLEQLDQILEQRKNESADSSYVASLYAKGLDKILKKVGEESVETIMAAKDNDNEHLVYEIADLWFHTLVLLAHKNLSSSEVLIELERRFGLSGLEEKAQRTE; this is encoded by the coding sequence ATGAGCAAGGTACTTGAACAGCTCGATCAAATACTAGAACAACGTAAAAATGAATCCGCTGACAGCTCTTACGTCGCAAGCCTATACGCTAAAGGCTTGGATAAAATCCTTAAAAAAGTGGGCGAAGAGTCGGTCGAGACCATAATGGCCGCTAAAGACAACGATAATGAACATTTAGTTTACGAAATTGCCGATTTGTGGTTTCATACGCTTGTGCTACTCGCTCACAAAAACCTATCCAGCTCCGAAGTTTTAATCGAACTTGAACGTCGCTTTGGCTTATCAGGTCTTGAAGAAAAAGCGCAACGAACTGAATAA
- the tatC gene encoding twin-arginine translocase subunit TatC: MSKTALPPSDQEMSLVQHLLELRNAVAKSVIAVLVLFLILFPFANDIYTYIADPLTRFMPEGNSMIAVGVASPFLTPFKLSLVLAIYLAMPYLLYQLWSFIAPALYKHERQLVAPVLFFSSFLFYAGGAFSYYVVFPLVFGFLSQTAPEGVTIATDISLYLDFVIKMFFAFGIAFEVPVITVLLILTGMVKPRAMSHARPYVIVGAFVLGMLLTPPDIISQTLLAVPVWLLYELGIVVGTFILKRKGIDPNGDSYEAEPEPSSATYATKTDKDGFDNRYAEQNKDINPHQVKAAQQAAEKKAEQAKSQQTPVDDDFDFDAEFDKIDAEMEKLRKEAEQREQQKNANTTRPDTADDENSTPKSEEKPK; encoded by the coding sequence ATGAGTAAAACAGCCCTACCCCCTAGCGATCAAGAAATGTCCTTGGTTCAGCATTTGCTAGAACTTAGAAATGCTGTAGCCAAGTCAGTGATTGCGGTTTTAGTGCTGTTTTTAATTTTATTTCCGTTTGCGAATGACATCTATACCTATATCGCTGACCCCTTAACGCGCTTTATGCCAGAAGGCAACAGCATGATTGCTGTGGGTGTGGCCTCCCCTTTTTTAACCCCCTTCAAGTTGAGCTTGGTATTAGCCATTTATTTAGCAATGCCCTATCTACTCTATCAACTATGGAGTTTTATTGCCCCTGCACTCTATAAACACGAACGCCAGCTCGTCGCGCCTGTTTTATTTTTTAGTTCATTTTTGTTTTATGCCGGCGGCGCGTTTTCCTATTATGTAGTTTTCCCGCTGGTGTTTGGCTTCCTATCGCAAACCGCGCCTGAAGGCGTCACCATTGCAACAGATATTTCGTTATACCTCGATTTTGTTATAAAAATGTTCTTTGCCTTTGGTATAGCGTTTGAAGTACCCGTTATTACTGTATTGTTAATCTTAACGGGCATGGTTAAACCCAGGGCCATGTCCCACGCACGCCCCTATGTTATTGTCGGCGCTTTTGTTTTAGGCATGTTACTGACGCCTCCCGATATTATTTCGCAAACCCTGTTAGCCGTCCCCGTCTGGCTACTCTATGAATTAGGTATTGTGGTGGGTACCTTTATTCTAAAACGCAAAGGCATAGATCCGAATGGCGATAGCTATGAAGCCGAACCAGAACCCTCGAGTGCAACTTATGCGACTAAAACAGACAAGGACGGCTTTGACAATCGTTATGCTGAGCAAAACAAAGATATCAATCCGCATCAAGTAAAAGCAGCACAACAAGCGGCTGAAAAAAAGGCTGAACAAGCCAAGTCACAACAAACACCTGTTGATGATGATTTCGATTTTGACGCAGAATTTGATAAGATTGATGCTGAAATGGAAAAACTGAGGAAAGAAGCCGAACAACGTGAGCAGCAAAAGAATGCAAATACAACGCGACCTGACACAGCTGACGATGAAAACTCGACCCCTAAGTCAGAAGAAAAACCTAAATAG